One window of the Egicoccus sp. AB-alg2 genome contains the following:
- a CDS encoding sugar transferase, which translates to MSSVATETQERRRLSHSLVVKRLLDFSIAAVGITLLSPIMAAIAVLIRLKLGTPVIYRQQRPGLGGECFELVKFRSMTDERNELGELLPNNERLTSFGRRLRASSLDELPELINVLRGEMSIVGPRPLRQEYLPLYTKRQARRHEVRPGLTGWAQVNGRNALRWEERFELDVWYVDNQSLVLDLRIIARTFATMLRGKGVHSGDGLITEPFTGSDQKLAEPWEV; encoded by the coding sequence TTGAGCAGCGTCGCGACCGAAACACAGGAGCGCCGGCGACTCTCTCATAGTCTGGTCGTTAAGCGCCTCTTGGATTTCTCGATAGCAGCCGTCGGCATCACTCTTCTCTCCCCGATCATGGCGGCCATCGCCGTCCTTATACGTTTGAAATTGGGGACTCCGGTCATCTATCGACAGCAGCGCCCCGGCCTAGGTGGAGAATGTTTTGAGCTCGTGAAGTTCCGATCTATGACCGATGAGCGTAACGAGTTGGGAGAACTGCTACCCAACAATGAGCGCCTAACATCGTTTGGTCGACGCCTCCGAGCTTCATCGCTTGACGAACTTCCCGAGCTAATCAACGTTCTCCGCGGCGAGATGAGCATCGTCGGGCCCCGCCCGCTCAGGCAGGAGTACCTACCGCTATACACTAAACGGCAGGCTCGGAGACATGAGGTTCGGCCCGGCCTCACCGGATGGGCGCAAGTCAACGGGCGCAACGCGTTAAGGTGGGAAGAGCGCTTCGAGCTTGATGTTTGGTACGTCGACAACCAGTCGCTGGTACTTGACCTTCGCATTATTGCCCGGACCTTCGCAACGATGTTGCGAGGAAAGGGCGTTCACTCGGGTGATGGTCTTATCACTGAACCATTCACGGGGAGCGACCAGAAACTCGCCGAACCCTGGGAGGTTTGA
- a CDS encoding DegT/DnrJ/EryC1/StrS family aminotransferase, with translation MTFRTYLSPPDVGEAERERLLAAFDSGWIAPVGPDLDAFEAELAERVERRHAVALSSGTAALHLGLLALGVGTGDEVLVPTLTFAATANAVVYTGATPVFVDADPSTWNIDLKLVEDELARRRRNGVPQVKAIVPVDLYGRCVDYTRLVPLAADFGVPVLADAAEALGASHAGRPAGAFGRAAVFSFNGNKIITTSGGGMLVTDDEEVARRVRHLATQAREPVTHYEHRDVGFNYRLSNLLAALGRAQLAGLDAKLARRREINQTYRQYLGSLPGVAFAPCDPNGEPNNWLTCLTVQPRGARHRDAVIEALVVSGIEARPLWKPMHLQPAYKGAASIGGSFAERLSDTGLCLPSGSSMTDLQLAEVIEVVRWALL, from the coding sequence GTGACGTTCCGGACCTACCTGTCACCTCCGGATGTGGGCGAAGCCGAGCGCGAGCGCTTGCTGGCAGCATTCGATTCCGGATGGATCGCCCCTGTGGGGCCGGACCTGGATGCGTTCGAGGCCGAGTTGGCCGAGCGGGTAGAACGCCGCCACGCGGTCGCGCTCTCCAGTGGGACGGCTGCACTCCACCTGGGGCTGCTGGCCCTCGGCGTCGGCACAGGTGACGAGGTTCTCGTTCCGACCCTCACGTTCGCGGCCACGGCGAACGCCGTCGTCTACACCGGTGCGACGCCCGTGTTCGTCGACGCCGATCCCAGCACCTGGAACATCGACCTAAAGCTCGTCGAGGATGAACTGGCGCGGCGCCGTCGCAATGGCGTGCCCCAGGTGAAAGCCATCGTGCCGGTCGACCTGTATGGGCGATGTGTCGATTACACGCGCCTGGTGCCGCTCGCTGCGGACTTTGGCGTTCCCGTGCTCGCGGATGCCGCTGAGGCCCTGGGTGCGAGTCACGCGGGGCGGCCGGCCGGTGCGTTTGGTCGGGCGGCGGTCTTCTCGTTCAACGGCAACAAAATCATCACCACCAGCGGTGGCGGGATGCTCGTCACCGACGACGAGGAGGTCGCCCGTCGGGTTCGCCACCTCGCTACCCAAGCGCGCGAGCCGGTGACTCACTACGAGCATCGCGACGTCGGCTTCAACTATCGCCTGTCGAACCTGCTGGCCGCGCTCGGTCGGGCGCAGCTGGCAGGGTTGGACGCCAAGCTGGCGCGGCGACGAGAGATCAATCAGACGTACCGTCAGTATCTGGGGTCGCTTCCCGGTGTGGCCTTTGCGCCGTGTGACCCGAACGGTGAACCGAACAATTGGTTGACTTGCCTGACAGTCCAACCGCGCGGCGCCCGCCACCGCGACGCGGTGATCGAGGCCCTTGTGGTGTCGGGTATCGAGGCGCGGCCGCTGTGGAAGCCGATGCACCTCCAACCTGCCTACAAAGGAGCAGCGAGCATCGGCGGTAGCTTCGCCGAGCGACTGTCCGACACGGGGTTGTGTCTGCCCTCAGGTTCTTCGATGACTGACCTACAACTCGCCGAGGTGATCGAGGTAGTCCGATGGGCGCTACTTTAG
- a CDS encoding ElyC/SanA/YdcF family protein: protein MAATCFVGAWAWLYLWPPTGVPFEDGPVAVLGGDPERLAAGLALSGVPGERDLVLSAGSEYDYGRLGGDCDEPRVWCLRPVPESTWDEARGVAALARDRGWSQITVVTSDFHVTRTRLLMHRCIDADVRVVAVATPRSITSRLRIAAFEAAATIVSAAVYHDC, encoded by the coding sequence GTGGCGGCCACCTGCTTCGTCGGCGCGTGGGCCTGGCTGTACCTGTGGCCGCCGACCGGCGTGCCGTTCGAGGACGGCCCCGTCGCGGTTCTCGGCGGTGATCCGGAGCGACTGGCGGCTGGTCTGGCTCTGTCGGGCGTGCCGGGCGAGCGGGACCTGGTGCTGTCGGCTGGCAGCGAGTACGACTACGGGCGCCTCGGCGGAGACTGCGACGAGCCACGGGTCTGGTGCCTGCGGCCCGTCCCCGAGTCCACCTGGGACGAGGCGCGCGGCGTCGCCGCCCTGGCCCGCGATCGTGGGTGGAGCCAGATCACAGTCGTCACCAGCGACTTCCACGTGACCAGGACCCGGCTACTGATGCACCGCTGCATCGACGCAGACGTCCGAGTCGTAGCCGTTGCGACCCCACGTTCAATCACGTCCCGGCTTCGAATCGCCGCCTTCGAGGCAGCAGCAACCATAGTGAGTGCTGCCGTGTACCACGACTGCTGA
- a CDS encoding DUF4012 domain-containing protein, whose protein sequence is MRKRKGRRRRGPRRAWLWLPLLGGLVLLGGILAALFVSDALVVRRSLTAAQASLSEVQAAAGTGDMTRASDAVRRAERELATARSRTSGPLWGMAANLPVVRHSVHTTRAVVGVASATTELADTAVERGERLIGSGLDVRVEDGRLDLAPLLEARDILNDLSLERLSEARTRLAEAGHGWMPQELVDGREQSLTAADQVLDLIGNGQQLLSALPGFVGAEEPRRYFLGVQTPAELRGTGGLIGYYAVLQVEDGRFELLGSDVYDALDDGDSPATGMIGQLHGEVTQAATVDPEFAERYGHVAAAGHFSNVNVDPDFPTTADVALNLYEVRTGESLDGMILIDPIAMEYLLTAMGTDLELPPDVAGQVAGDIEVPASLSPEQFSQFVTADVYEVLGDGRSAERKLVLRQLGDLAFAQVIDGGWDGVAVARALADAASERHLQLFSRDEAEQTAFTQLGAAGAFGPDEGADFLSVTANNAVGGKQDVHLEHHVTANITLSDPRVNDEGVVTVRRDVDVRVEVVNPLPSDGMDLYVIGSCTPQGTDSGCFEGPPGENRTWFSVWAPRGSNLVTDDGAAPSVRTGQIRDVQVFDRFLATPPQDRAAFEFSYTGRAPASMDRGHLVYELDWWQQSKAIPTQLDLQVVAPEGWQVADVALDGRGQAEAVLARAGTAPAEARLDGEGQVVVNGGTTSDTSLVIRLGGIDLDE, encoded by the coding sequence GTGCGCAAGCGCAAGGGCCGCCGCCGTCGCGGCCCGCGACGCGCGTGGCTGTGGCTGCCGCTGCTGGGTGGCCTCGTGCTGCTCGGCGGCATCCTGGCCGCACTGTTCGTCAGTGACGCCCTGGTCGTGCGCCGGTCGTTGACGGCGGCGCAGGCCAGCCTCAGCGAGGTGCAGGCCGCCGCCGGCACCGGTGACATGACCCGCGCCTCCGACGCCGTCCGGCGTGCGGAGCGCGAACTCGCCACGGCGCGGTCGCGGACCTCCGGACCGTTGTGGGGCATGGCGGCGAACCTGCCGGTCGTGCGCCACAGCGTGCACACGACCCGGGCGGTCGTCGGCGTCGCCTCGGCCACCACCGAGCTCGCCGACACCGCCGTGGAGCGCGGCGAGCGCCTGATCGGATCGGGCCTGGACGTCCGGGTCGAGGACGGCCGGCTCGACCTCGCCCCGTTGCTGGAGGCGCGCGACATCCTCAACGACCTGTCGCTGGAGCGCCTGTCCGAGGCGCGCACCCGGCTGGCGGAGGCCGGGCACGGCTGGATGCCGCAGGAGCTGGTCGACGGTCGTGAGCAGAGCCTGACCGCCGCCGACCAGGTCCTGGACCTGATCGGCAATGGCCAGCAGCTGCTGAGCGCGCTGCCCGGCTTCGTCGGTGCCGAGGAACCTCGTCGCTACTTCCTCGGTGTGCAGACGCCGGCGGAGCTGCGCGGCACCGGCGGGCTCATCGGTTACTACGCGGTGCTGCAGGTCGAGGACGGCCGGTTCGAGCTGCTGGGCTCCGACGTCTACGACGCGCTGGACGACGGCGACAGCCCGGCCACCGGCATGATCGGCCAGCTGCACGGCGAGGTGACCCAGGCGGCCACCGTGGATCCGGAGTTCGCCGAGCGCTACGGGCATGTCGCGGCGGCCGGCCACTTCTCCAACGTGAACGTGGATCCCGACTTCCCGACCACGGCGGACGTCGCGCTCAACCTGTACGAGGTGCGGACCGGCGAGTCGCTCGACGGGATGATCCTGATCGACCCGATCGCCATGGAGTACCTGCTGACCGCCATGGGGACGGACCTCGAGCTGCCGCCGGACGTGGCCGGCCAGGTAGCGGGCGACATCGAGGTGCCGGCGAGCCTGTCGCCGGAGCAGTTCTCCCAATTCGTGACCGCGGACGTCTACGAGGTGCTCGGCGATGGCCGCAGCGCGGAACGCAAGCTGGTGCTGCGCCAGCTGGGTGATCTGGCCTTCGCGCAGGTGATCGACGGCGGCTGGGACGGTGTGGCGGTCGCCCGTGCACTGGCCGACGCGGCGAGCGAGCGGCACCTGCAGCTGTTCAGCCGGGACGAGGCGGAGCAGACCGCCTTCACGCAGCTGGGCGCCGCGGGCGCGTTCGGCCCGGACGAGGGCGCCGACTTCCTGTCGGTCACGGCCAACAACGCGGTCGGCGGCAAGCAGGACGTCCACCTGGAGCATCACGTCACGGCGAACATCACGCTCAGCGATCCGCGGGTGAACGACGAGGGCGTCGTGACGGTCCGCCGTGACGTGGACGTGCGCGTCGAGGTGGTCAACCCACTGCCGTCGGATGGCATGGACCTCTACGTCATCGGCAGCTGCACGCCGCAGGGCACCGACAGCGGCTGCTTCGAGGGCCCGCCGGGCGAGAACCGCACCTGGTTCAGCGTCTGGGCCCCGCGCGGCAGCAACCTGGTGACCGACGACGGTGCTGCGCCGTCGGTCCGGACGGGCCAGATCCGCGACGTGCAGGTCTTCGACCGCTTCCTCGCGACGCCGCCCCAGGACCGGGCTGCGTTCGAGTTCAGCTATACGGGTCGCGCCCCGGCGAGCATGGACCGCGGTCATCTCGTCTACGAGCTCGACTGGTGGCAGCAGTCCAAGGCCATCCCGACCCAGCTCGACCTCCAGGTGGTCGCTCCCGAAGGGTGGCAGGTCGCCGACGTCGCACTCGACGGCCGCGGACAGGCGGAAGCCGTGCTGGCGCGGGCCGGGACGGCACCAGCCGAGGCACGTCTGGATGGGGAGGGGCAGGTCGTCGTGAACGGCGGGACGACGTCGGACACCAGCCTGGTGATCCGTCTGGGCGGCATTGATCTGGATGAATGA
- a CDS encoding LPXTG cell wall anchor domain-containing protein: protein MKKRIRSLVVLAISTLAVMAMSIGTAFAQYPPGEDFGVSCGTWTTPGDTVTCSVVGAQGGEELVATAQHTTVFYTDTFNADAQGEAAFSFAVPQDAAGETITVTVVGAESGTAGDEVEVVEDEDDARDDDGAGVGVTPGTGTGTGTLPFTGSQVTVLTAVGLALLAMGLLALRRREDAKVSA from the coding sequence GTGAAGAAGCGGATTCGTTCGCTCGTCGTGCTCGCCATCTCGACGCTCGCCGTCATGGCGATGTCCATCGGCACTGCCTTCGCCCAGTACCCGCCGGGTGAGGACTTCGGCGTCAGCTGTGGCACCTGGACGACGCCGGGTGACACCGTGACCTGTTCGGTCGTCGGCGCCCAGGGCGGCGAGGAGCTCGTCGCGACGGCGCAGCACACCACGGTGTTCTACACGGACACCTTCAACGCCGACGCGCAGGGTGAGGCCGCGTTCTCCTTCGCCGTGCCGCAGGACGCCGCCGGTGAGACCATCACCGTCACGGTCGTGGGCGCGGAGTCCGGTACCGCCGGCGACGAAGTCGAGGTCGTCGAGGACGAGGACGACGCTCGTGACGACGACGGCGCCGGTGTCGGCGTGACGCCGGGCACCGGGACCGGGACGGGCACCCTGCCCTTCACCGGCTCGCAGGTGACCGTGCTGACCGCGGTGGGTCTGGCGCTGCTGGCCATGGGGCTGCTGGCCCTGCGGCGTCGTGAGGACGCCAAGGTCAGCGCCTGA
- a CDS encoding ATP-binding protein: MLLGVAALGGVILLTEVQAPDLGPLLLLVAAVAVAERVELRFTFEHSDIAITLVEVAITAGLLLVAPTEAVVATGLGMMIGQASRVPDLVKVSFNTGQAMVGTAVAALILHFGPSIGPLVNGRAVVLVLLGMALYVAVNSLAVLGLLTLAEPSAREGLVGQLPLGAISALGNAAIGVVLAALLVVQPALAPFILVPAAAVYLAARGARRTADLLGRVRIDRDRLTRVVDGTIDGILLLDRDGVVQVWNAAMEELTGLSADRVVSRPVARVMTESVREGDGEVVGRWLIDEAHEGAQHREFDARIRHVDGTAREVRENHSLIFDDRGRCTGDVVVIRDVSRQRELERLRGDFVARVSHELRTPLTPIRGFASVLLRKGDQLDPASRQEALERIVERSDHLAAVVEDLLLVTRLDQREVDELVHPVPTDLGPLLERVVDHFRQREPGRTIAFSASPGTGEALADPARTRQIVTSLLDNACRYSPEDTPVEVTLDQVGDDIRVRVIDSGPGIPRENRQAIFEQFHRLEDPLTMRTGGVGLGLFIGRRLAAAMHGGLDLDEPAAAGGSTFVLRLPAAVPVAGIESRDLTG; this comes from the coding sequence GTGTTGCTGGGGGTGGCGGCCCTCGGCGGCGTCATCCTGCTCACCGAGGTCCAGGCCCCCGACCTCGGCCCGCTGCTGCTGCTGGTGGCGGCCGTCGCCGTCGCCGAGCGCGTGGAGCTGCGCTTCACCTTCGAGCACTCCGACATCGCCATCACGCTCGTCGAGGTGGCCATCACCGCCGGGCTGCTGCTGGTGGCGCCGACCGAGGCGGTCGTGGCCACGGGCCTGGGCATGATGATCGGCCAGGCCTCGCGCGTGCCGGACCTGGTCAAGGTCAGCTTCAACACCGGCCAGGCCATGGTCGGCACCGCCGTCGCAGCCCTGATCCTCCACTTCGGCCCGTCGATCGGGCCGCTGGTCAACGGCCGCGCCGTCGTGCTGGTGCTGCTCGGCATGGCCCTCTACGTCGCCGTGAACTCCCTGGCCGTGCTCGGCCTGCTCACGCTCGCCGAGCCCAGCGCCCGCGAGGGACTCGTGGGGCAGCTGCCGCTGGGCGCGATCTCGGCGCTCGGCAACGCCGCCATCGGGGTCGTGCTGGCCGCCCTCCTGGTCGTCCAGCCCGCGCTCGCGCCGTTCATCCTCGTCCCCGCCGCGGCCGTCTACCTCGCCGCCCGCGGGGCCCGGCGCACAGCCGACCTGCTCGGCCGCGTCCGCATCGACCGTGACCGGCTGACGCGCGTCGTGGACGGCACCATCGACGGCATCCTGCTGCTCGACCGCGACGGGGTCGTGCAGGTCTGGAACGCCGCCATGGAGGAGCTGACCGGCCTGTCCGCGGACCGGGTCGTGTCGCGGCCGGTCGCACGCGTGATGACCGAGTCGGTGCGCGAGGGCGACGGCGAGGTGGTGGGACGCTGGCTGATCGACGAGGCGCACGAGGGCGCCCAGCACCGCGAGTTCGACGCCCGCATCCGCCACGTCGACGGCACCGCCCGCGAGGTGCGCGAGAACCACTCGCTGATCTTCGACGATCGCGGCCGCTGCACCGGGGACGTGGTCGTGATCCGCGACGTGTCGCGGCAGCGCGAACTCGAGCGGTTGCGCGGCGACTTCGTGGCCCGCGTCTCGCACGAACTGCGGACGCCATTGACGCCGATCCGCGGCTTCGCGTCCGTGCTGTTGCGCAAGGGCGACCAACTCGACCCGGCCAGCCGACAGGAAGCGCTGGAGCGGATCGTGGAGCGCTCCGACCACCTCGCGGCAGTCGTCGAGGACCTGCTGCTGGTCACGCGACTGGACCAGCGCGAGGTCGACGAGCTGGTCCACCCGGTGCCGACCGACCTGGGGCCGCTGCTGGAACGCGTGGTCGACCACTTCCGCCAGCGCGAGCCGGGACGCACCATCGCCTTTTCCGCCTCACCCGGTACCGGCGAGGCACTGGCCGACCCGGCCCGCACCCGCCAGATCGTGACCTCGCTGCTGGACAACGCCTGCCGCTATTCACCCGAGGACACCCCGGTCGAGGTCACGCTGGACCAGGTCGGCGACGACATACGCGTCCGCGTGATCGACAGCGGGCCCGGCATTCCGCGCGAGAACCGTCAGGCCATCTTCGAGCAGTTCCACCGCCTGGAGGACCCCCTGACCATGCGCACCGGCGGGGTCGGTCTGGGGTTGTTCATCGGTCGTCGCCTGGCCGCCGCCATGCACGGCGGTCTGGACCTGGACGAGCCCGCAGCCGCCGGAGGCAGCACCTTCGTCCTGCGTCTACCGGCCGCAGTACCCGTCGCCGGCATCGAGTCCCGCGATCTGACCGGGTGA
- a CDS encoding MBL fold metallo-hydrolase gives MTSPPLPPPDPRAAWSLPAFGAMPPVARLDEVTTRVLAPNPSPMTLDGTNTYLLSRPGSGVAVVVDPGPDDAAHFGRVQDVAAELDAAVAIIVVTHHHVDHAEAAAAWAGRFGATVVAAHPEVAGPAGRLVADGDHVDVGGLHLEVLATPGHTADHVALRAPTGAVLTGDHVLGRGTSVVAHPDGDLAAYLDSLRKLAAVGPDALLPGHGPELTEDPDAVLTYYREHRAFRRGQILAALGEGPMTPRQLVERIYAEVDPRLWPAAEASTRAALQVLAGEQRVAWEPDDRVQLLS, from the coding sequence ATGACCTCACCTCCGCTGCCGCCCCCCGACCCCCGCGCCGCGTGGTCGCTGCCGGCGTTCGGCGCGATGCCGCCGGTCGCCAGGCTCGACGAGGTGACGACCCGGGTGCTGGCACCCAACCCCTCGCCGATGACGCTCGACGGCACCAACACCTACCTGCTGTCGCGGCCCGGTAGCGGCGTCGCGGTGGTCGTCGATCCCGGCCCGGACGACGCGGCGCACTTCGGGCGTGTACAGGACGTGGCGGCCGAGCTGGACGCGGCGGTCGCGATCATCGTGGTGACTCACCATCACGTCGACCACGCCGAGGCGGCCGCGGCGTGGGCGGGCCGGTTCGGCGCCACGGTCGTCGCCGCGCATCCCGAGGTCGCCGGACCGGCGGGTCGGCTCGTGGCCGACGGGGACCACGTCGACGTCGGCGGCCTGCACCTCGAGGTGCTCGCCACGCCCGGGCACACCGCCGACCACGTCGCGCTGCGGGCCCCGACGGGCGCCGTGCTCACCGGCGACCACGTGCTCGGGCGCGGCACCTCGGTGGTCGCCCACCCCGACGGGGACCTGGCGGCCTACCTCGACTCGCTGCGCAAGCTCGCCGCCGTCGGCCCTGACGCGTTGCTGCCGGGCCACGGGCCCGAGCTGACGGAGGACCCGGACGCGGTGCTCACCTACTACCGCGAGCACCGCGCGTTCCGCCGCGGGCAGATCCTCGCCGCGCTGGGCGAGGGCCCGATGACGCCTCGCCAGCTGGTGGAGCGCATCTACGCCGAGGTGGATCCGCGACTGTGGCCGGCGGCGGAGGCCTCCACCCGTGCGGCGCTGCAGGTTCTGGCCGGCGAGCAGCGCGTCGCCTGGGAGCCCGACGACCGGGTCCAGCTGCTGAGCTGA
- a CDS encoding NUDIX hydrolase, translating to MAQEERTRAGRLTGDTTAPAVDAASVLVVRDRRRGEGPVEVLMLERHLQADFAGGALVFPGGKVDPMDRGLDAARWVGDNPARWQQRLGAESAEAAQGLLVAAVRETFEEVGVLLATREDGTPVTDEDLRTRSFVTARQRLADRAAAWDWRRWLEDEELVLDLRLLRFWSWWVTPAGQHRRFDTRFFLARLPGGQTATPDDVETTEVRWTTPGDALGAHERGEAVVIFPTRRNLQQLGTFNTVEEAWKAATTDAVDQRRIQPELVRRDGRVLVRHPDGGDPEPI from the coding sequence GTGGCGCAGGAGGAACGGACGCGGGCCGGCCGTCTCACGGGGGACACCACGGCCCCCGCGGTCGACGCGGCCAGCGTGCTCGTCGTGCGCGACCGGCGACGCGGCGAGGGGCCGGTCGAGGTGCTGATGCTGGAGCGCCACCTGCAGGCCGACTTCGCCGGCGGGGCGCTGGTCTTCCCGGGCGGCAAGGTCGACCCGATGGATCGCGGGTTGGACGCGGCGCGGTGGGTCGGGGACAACCCGGCGCGCTGGCAGCAGCGTCTGGGCGCCGAGTCCGCCGAGGCGGCCCAGGGGCTGCTGGTCGCCGCCGTGCGCGAGACGTTCGAGGAGGTCGGGGTCCTGCTGGCGACCCGCGAGGACGGCACGCCGGTCACCGACGAGGACCTGCGCACTCGCTCGTTCGTCACCGCCCGCCAGCGCCTGGCCGACCGGGCGGCGGCCTGGGACTGGCGGCGCTGGCTGGAGGACGAGGAGCTGGTGCTCGACCTGCGCCTGTTGCGCTTCTGGTCGTGGTGGGTTACGCCCGCGGGGCAGCACCGCCGCTTCGACACGCGGTTCTTCCTGGCCCGCCTGCCGGGCGGGCAGACCGCCACCCCGGACGACGTTGAGACCACCGAGGTGCGCTGGACCACTCCCGGTGACGCCCTGGGCGCGCACGAGCGCGGCGAGGCGGTCGTGATCTTCCCGACCCGGCGCAACCTGCAGCAGCTGGGCACGTTCAACACCGTCGAGGAGGCGTGGAAGGCGGCGACCACCGACGCGGTCGACCAGCGGCGGATCCAGCCGGAACTGGTGCGCCGTGACGGCCGGGTGCTGGTGCGCCATCCCGACGGCGGCGACCCCGAGCCGATCTGA
- a CDS encoding ABC transporter ATP-binding protein — MTSVPFVNEESTPPPPPPPPPAAAAAVTVRGLTKRYGSLNAVDGLDLDVPRGGVFGLVGPNGAGKTTTMLATVTLLRPDAGTIDVLGHDPVTQPRAVRGVVGYVPDTFGLYDGLSCEEYLDFFAHAYEVPRERRAEQVAALLELVELAHKKDTDVAGLSRGMQQRLSLARGLVHDPKVLVADEPASGLDPRARVELREIVKELANQGVTIVISSHILAELDELCDRVAIVEAGKVLAQGTAEEIRGAVQAAHTVTVRVLGGETALAAAAQVAAGTGVLVGVVDGHLRCEVAGGEEAAADLLAALVAAGVRVTDFREDRGGLERLFLSVTQGVVR; from the coding sequence ATGACGTCGGTGCCGTTCGTGAACGAGGAGAGCACGCCGCCGCCTCCGCCGCCGCCCCCGCCGGCGGCCGCCGCTGCGGTGACCGTCCGGGGCCTGACCAAGCGCTACGGCAGCCTCAACGCGGTCGACGGGCTGGACCTCGACGTCCCGCGCGGTGGCGTGTTCGGGCTGGTCGGCCCCAACGGCGCCGGCAAGACCACCACCATGCTGGCCACCGTGACGCTGCTGCGGCCCGACGCGGGGACCATCGACGTGCTCGGTCACGACCCGGTCACCCAGCCCCGCGCGGTGCGCGGCGTCGTCGGCTACGTGCCCGACACGTTCGGGCTCTACGACGGGCTCAGCTGCGAGGAGTACCTCGACTTCTTCGCGCACGCCTACGAGGTCCCGCGCGAGCGGCGCGCCGAGCAGGTCGCGGCGCTGCTCGAACTGGTCGAGCTGGCCCACAAGAAGGACACCGACGTCGCCGGCCTGTCGCGCGGCATGCAGCAGCGGCTGTCGCTGGCCCGCGGGCTGGTCCACGACCCGAAGGTCCTGGTGGCCGACGAACCGGCGTCCGGCCTGGACCCGCGCGCCCGGGTCGAGCTGCGCGAGATCGTGAAGGAACTGGCCAACCAGGGCGTCACGATCGTGATCAGCTCGCACATCCTCGCCGAGCTCGACGAGCTGTGCGACCGCGTCGCGATCGTGGAGGCCGGCAAGGTCCTGGCCCAGGGCACCGCCGAGGAGATCCGCGGCGCCGTGCAGGCCGCCCACACCGTGACGGTGCGGGTGCTGGGCGGCGAGACAGCGCTGGCCGCGGCCGCACAGGTGGCGGCGGGCACCGGCGTGCTGGTCGGCGTCGTGGACGGCCACCTGCGCTGCGAGGTGGCCGGCGGCGAGGAGGCGGCCGCGGACCTGCTGGCGGCGCTGGTCGCGGCCGGCGTCCGTGTCACGGACTTCCGTGAGGACCGTGGTGGGCTGGAGCGGTTGTTCCTGTCCGTGACCCAGGGGGTGGTCCGATGA
- a CDS encoding ABC transporter permease, producing the protein MRAPVLNPVLRRELLERWRGRRAAVVLTVYLGVLGGLLLLARWLATSFLEQQAANGWTPITASGPVLGRFLLENLLAGVLGLVLFIAPGYAAAQLAGERERRTLGLLRITLLRPWNIVLGKLGAASAWSVLLVLVTAPLAATAFVLGGATLGDLLKGLLVVVVVAVSVAAMAIGISARTRRTTGAVVLTYGLVLVLVIGTLIAAFAEFAARDFSMPDAQRPVAMYANPFYALADASGASSRGAFMGGGMPSVLTPFAAALPNDLAFGGVDVMPAMDVAVGFAADGAPLVADGPGVFERNPVWPITLVVYVLFGFLGLLLATRSLGPRDGVRET; encoded by the coding sequence ATGAGGGCGCCGGTGCTCAACCCGGTCCTGCGCCGCGAGCTGCTGGAGCGCTGGCGCGGCCGGCGGGCGGCGGTCGTGCTGACGGTCTACCTCGGCGTCCTCGGCGGTCTGCTGCTGCTGGCGCGCTGGCTGGCCACCAGCTTCCTCGAGCAGCAGGCGGCCAACGGCTGGACACCGATCACGGCCAGCGGTCCGGTGCTGGGCCGCTTCCTGCTGGAGAACCTGCTGGCGGGCGTGCTGGGGCTGGTGCTGTTCATCGCGCCCGGCTACGCGGCGGCGCAGCTGGCCGGTGAACGCGAACGGCGGACCCTGGGGCTGCTGCGTATCACGCTGCTGCGGCCGTGGAACATCGTGCTGGGCAAGCTCGGGGCCGCCTCGGCGTGGTCGGTGCTGCTGGTGCTGGTGACCGCGCCGCTGGCCGCGACCGCGTTCGTGCTGGGCGGCGCGACCCTGGGCGACCTGCTGAAGGGGCTGCTGGTCGTCGTGGTCGTGGCCGTCTCGGTCGCGGCGATGGCGATCGGGATCTCCGCCCGGACCCGCCGCACGACCGGCGCGGTGGTGCTGACGTACGGGCTGGTGCTCGTGCTGGTCATCGGCACGCTCATCGCCGCGTTCGCGGAGTTCGCCGCCCGGGACTTCTCCATGCCCGACGCCCAGCGGCCGGTCGCGATGTACGCCAACCCGTTCTACGCCCTGGCGGACGCGTCGGGGGCCTCCAGCCGCGGGGCGTTCATGGGCGGCGGGATGCCGTCGGTGCTCACCCCGTTCGCAGCCGCGCTGCCGAACGACCTCGCCTTCGGTGGCGTCGACGTCATGCCGGCTATGGACGTGGCGGTCGGGTTCGCCGCCGACGGTGCGCCGCTGGTCGCGGACGGGCCGGGGGTGTTCGAGCGCAACCCGGTGTGGCCGATCACGCTGGTCGTGTACGTGCTGTTCGGGTTCCTCGGGCTGCTGCTGGCGACCCGCTCCCTGGGGCCGCGTGACGGCGTGCGGGAGACCTGA